Genomic DNA from Lactuca sativa cultivar Salinas chromosome 8, Lsat_Salinas_v11, whole genome shotgun sequence:
CTTTTCAGGTTATATTCCCTAACTTAGGTGAAGCTTTACTAGTGCTCATTGTATATGATTTAGTTCATATAATTTTCTTGTTTAATACAGGCAGAACAGGATCAGATATATTGCTCAACAATTTATGTGAGGTTTTCAACAGTAAGCTTATTCATGGTAGGAATAAGCCCATCATAAGTTGTCTTGAGTACACCAGGCAGTACCTTGTGAAGAGGATCTGCAATGTGAAGAAAGTGATGTCCAAAGCTCCAGGTCCACTCACTCCAACAACATCAAAGTTACTTGAGAGAAATAGGGAAGCTTCAGTCCAATATAGAGCTAGATGGAATGGGACTGCAAAGTATGAAGTTTATGGTCCTTGGCATGACCAGTATGTGGTTGACATGACAAATATGTCATGTACATGTAGAAGGTGGGAATTGAATGGGATTCCATGCAGGCATGCCATAGCTACAATACATGAAATGGCTGATAGTGGAGACAAAGTTGGGGAGCTTTACACTTATGTCAACAAAGTGTATTGGCTTCAAACATGGAATGAAGCTTACTCTTACACTGTGGACCCTATAAAGGGTAGAGCCATGTGGCCAAAAAGTACCTGTCCATTTCAATTAACACCACCACCACATCACAATCAACATGGGAGACCTAAGACCAAGAGAAAGAGAAGTGCAGATGAAAAATATGATAAACAAATGCAAAATCACGGTGCAGGTGAACCTGAAAAACTTACCAGAAAGTTTGTTAGTGTCAGGTGTGGGAAATGCAACAATAAGGGTCATAACTCAAGGACGTGCAAGGGTCAAGGTGGGAATGCAGGAAGCAATGAAGGAGGGAATGCAGGAAGCAGTCAAGGAGGGAACGCATGATGCAGTCAAGGAGGGAATGGAGGTAGCAGTCAATGCAGGAATTAGTgtattttgtttaaaaatttatCTTTTGGTTTAGCACAACTTTTGTGCATTTGGATGTAATggtttaaaactagtttg
This window encodes:
- the LOC111903778 gene encoding protein FAR1-RELATED SEQUENCE 5-like; translated protein: MVESNPTVPLRSIQEQVQKRLQVGVSIHKVQRAKATSTKKVSGDYTKQYEVLRDYLMELQATNVGTTVKLEVVNESNSTRETRQFKRVYICLGALKKGFKAGLRDIMGLDSAFMKGPFPGQVLTAVGLDSNNGIYPLAYAIVETENMSSWKWFLECLGDDLELYSNSNFTFMSDRQKGLLPAIAQLYPQAEHRFCLRHIYENMRKKWKTKEYKDHLWQCAIATTIPEFEHYMNELNKFDKDAFEWLKKIPPHHWARSHFSGRTGSDILLNNLCEVFNSKLIHGRNKPIISCLEYTRQYLVKRICNVKKVMSKAPGPLTPTTSKLLERNREASVQYRARWNGTAKYEVYGPWHDQYVVDMTNMSCTCRRWELNGIPCRHAIATIHEMADSGDKVGELYTYVNKVYWLQTWNEAYSYTVDPIKGRAMWPKSTCPFQLTPPPHHNQHGRPKTKRKRSADEKYDKQMQNHGAGEPEKLTRKFVSVRCGKCNNKGHNSRTCKGQGGNAGSNEGGNAGSSQGGNA